A region from the Actinoplanes sp. OR16 genome encodes:
- the zwf gene encoding glucose-6-phosphate dehydrogenase codes for MDQAPQLIQERSAPPATLVIFGASGDLTRRKLLPAVESLARHNRLPDQFALVGVARTPMSDEQFADSALGGLNLADKRQLAGGIRYVAGGYDDPETFKRLAETLDELDAQRGTSGNRLFYLSTPAGAFEPVICGLAGAGLNQETENTFSRLVIEKPYGRDLATARELDGVVHSAFEESQVFRIDHYLGKDTVQNVLALRFANSIFQPIWDRSWVDHVQITVAETLGVGTRGGFYEHAGAMRDIVQNHVLQVLALALMEPPVSFEGENLRNEKVKLLQAIRLPTDRDIADAAVRGQYTRGGTRQELMAGYREEIGVDPLSRTETYAAMRLNVDNWRWAGVPFYVRTGKRLPARVTEVALQFQRPPHLPIPTSQLTELDADALVLRIQPNEGISLRFGAKVPGHSFRVRTASMDFSYENTFVEESPEAYERLLLDALIGDASLFIRSDEVQQSWRVVDPIIEHWANDRSPIPTYEAASWGPTDADRLIGRNGRKWRNAV; via the coding sequence ATGGACCAAGCACCTCAGCTCATCCAGGAGCGCAGCGCCCCGCCAGCCACGCTGGTGATCTTCGGCGCCTCCGGTGACCTGACCCGCCGCAAGCTTCTTCCGGCGGTCGAGAGCCTGGCCCGGCACAACCGGCTTCCCGACCAGTTCGCCCTGGTCGGCGTGGCGCGGACGCCGATGAGCGACGAGCAGTTCGCGGACAGCGCGCTGGGCGGGCTGAACCTCGCGGACAAGCGCCAGCTGGCCGGTGGCATCCGGTACGTCGCCGGCGGCTACGACGACCCCGAGACCTTCAAGCGCCTCGCCGAGACGCTCGACGAGCTGGACGCGCAGCGCGGCACCTCCGGCAACCGGCTCTTCTACCTCTCCACCCCGGCCGGCGCGTTCGAGCCGGTCATCTGCGGCCTGGCCGGCGCCGGGCTGAACCAGGAGACCGAGAACACCTTCTCCCGCCTGGTCATCGAGAAGCCGTACGGCCGGGACCTCGCCACGGCCCGCGAGCTCGACGGCGTCGTGCACAGCGCGTTCGAGGAGTCGCAGGTCTTCCGCATCGACCACTACCTGGGCAAGGACACCGTCCAGAACGTGCTGGCGCTGCGGTTCGCCAACTCGATCTTCCAGCCCATCTGGGACCGCTCGTGGGTCGACCACGTGCAGATCACCGTTGCCGAGACGCTCGGCGTCGGCACCCGCGGCGGCTTCTACGAGCACGCCGGCGCGATGCGCGACATCGTGCAGAACCACGTGCTCCAGGTCCTCGCGCTCGCGCTGATGGAGCCGCCGGTATCGTTCGAGGGCGAGAACCTGCGCAACGAGAAGGTGAAGCTGCTCCAGGCGATCCGGCTCCCCACCGACCGGGACATCGCCGACGCCGCGGTCCGCGGGCAGTACACCCGCGGCGGCACCCGCCAGGAGCTGATGGCCGGCTACCGCGAGGAGATCGGCGTCGACCCGCTGTCGCGCACCGAGACGTACGCGGCGATGCGCCTGAACGTGGACAACTGGCGCTGGGCCGGCGTCCCGTTCTACGTGCGGACCGGCAAGCGCCTGCCCGCCCGGGTCACCGAGGTGGCGCTGCAGTTCCAGCGTCCGCCGCACCTCCCGATCCCGACCAGCCAGCTCACCGAACTGGACGCGGACGCCCTGGTCCTGCGGATCCAGCCGAACGAGGGCATCTCGCTGCGGTTCGGCGCCAAGGTGCCCGGTCACTCGTTCCGGGTGCGGACCGCGTCGATGGACTTCTCCTACGAGAACACCTTCGTCGAGGAGTCCCCGGAGGCGTACGAACGGCTCCTGCTCGACGCCCTGATCGGCGACGCGTCGCTCTTCATCCGCAGCGACGAGGTGCAGCAGTCCTGGCGGGTCGTCGACCCGATCATCGAGCACTGGGCGAACGACAGGTCGCCGATCCCGACCTACGAGGCCGCCTCGTGGGGCCCGACCGACGCCGACCGGCTGATCGGCCGCAACGGCCGTAAGTGGCGAAACGCCGTCTAG
- the mmsA gene encoding multiple monosaccharide ABC transporter ATP-binding protein, whose translation MTDTILRMSGITKTFPGVKALQDVNLEVRRGEIHSICGENGAGKSTLMKVLSGVYPHGTYEGDIEFDGEACEFSGIRDSEHRGIVIIHQELALASNLSIAENIFLGNEQAKRGWIDWNRTNHAADELLRRVGLAESAVTPVIDLGVGKQQLVEIAKALSKKVKLLILDEPTAALNDEDSEHLLGLLRGLRDEGITCVIISHKLNEVMSISDRVTILRDGKTIWTADTANLTEDKIISGMVGRDLEHRYPEHTPKIGDEALRIENWTVHSPTQPDRALVRGVNMTLRRGEIVGLAGLMGAGRTELAMSVFGRSYGVNITGNLIKDGKPIQTRSVREAIDHGIAYATEDRKRYGLNLIEDIKRNISAAGLSKLAKGGWVDGNEEHKVADEYRASMNIKAPTVESIVGKLSGGNQQKVVLSKWIFTDPDVLILDEPTRGIDVGAKYEIYTIINRLADQGKAILVISSELPELLGICDRIYTLSAGRITGEVARAEATQEGLMTLMTKEEQEVAP comes from the coding sequence ATGACCGACACGATCCTGCGGATGAGCGGCATCACCAAGACGTTCCCGGGCGTCAAGGCGTTGCAGGACGTCAACCTGGAAGTCCGCCGGGGTGAGATCCACTCCATCTGCGGCGAGAACGGGGCCGGTAAGTCGACCCTGATGAAGGTGCTCTCCGGGGTCTACCCGCACGGCACCTACGAGGGTGACATCGAATTCGACGGCGAGGCCTGCGAGTTCTCCGGCATCCGTGACAGTGAGCACCGCGGCATCGTCATCATCCACCAGGAGCTGGCGCTCGCGTCGAACCTGTCGATCGCCGAGAACATCTTCCTCGGCAACGAGCAGGCCAAGCGGGGCTGGATCGACTGGAACCGGACCAACCACGCGGCCGACGAGCTGCTGCGGCGCGTCGGTCTGGCGGAGAGCGCGGTGACACCGGTCATCGACCTGGGTGTCGGTAAGCAGCAACTGGTGGAGATCGCCAAGGCGCTCTCCAAGAAGGTGAAGCTGCTGATCCTCGACGAGCCGACCGCGGCGTTGAACGACGAGGACTCCGAGCACCTGCTCGGCCTGCTGCGCGGGCTGCGCGACGAGGGCATCACCTGTGTGATCATCTCGCACAAGCTCAACGAGGTCATGAGCATCTCGGACCGGGTCACGATCCTGCGTGACGGCAAGACCATCTGGACCGCCGACACCGCGAACCTGACCGAAGACAAGATCATCTCCGGGATGGTGGGCCGCGATCTGGAGCACCGGTACCCGGAGCACACGCCGAAGATCGGCGACGAGGCGCTGCGGATCGAGAACTGGACGGTGCACAGCCCGACGCAGCCGGACCGGGCGCTGGTCCGCGGGGTGAACATGACCCTGCGCCGCGGTGAGATCGTCGGTCTGGCCGGGTTGATGGGCGCCGGGCGTACCGAGCTGGCGATGAGTGTGTTCGGCCGCTCCTACGGGGTGAACATCACCGGCAACCTGATCAAGGACGGCAAGCCGATCCAGACCCGCAGCGTCCGCGAGGCGATCGACCACGGCATCGCGTACGCCACCGAGGACCGCAAGCGCTACGGGCTGAACCTGATCGAGGACATCAAACGCAACATCTCCGCGGCCGGGCTGTCGAAGCTGGCCAAGGGCGGCTGGGTCGACGGCAACGAGGAACACAAGGTCGCCGACGAGTACCGGGCCAGCATGAACATCAAGGCCCCGACCGTCGAATCGATCGTCGGCAAGCTGTCCGGCGGCAACCAGCAGAAGGTCGTGCTGTCGAAGTGGATCTTCACGGATCCGGACGTGCTGATCCTCGACGAACCCACCCGCGGTATCGACGTCGGCGCCAAGTACGAGATCTACACGATCATCAACCGGCTCGCCGATCAGGGCAAAGCCATCCTGGTCATCTCGTCCGAGCTGCCCGAGCTGCTCGGCATCTGTGACCGCATCTACACCCTCTCGGCCGGCCGGATCACCGGTGAGGTGGCCCGGGCCGAGGCGACGCAGGAGGGTCTGATGACCCTCATGACGAAGGAAGAACAGGAGGTAGCGCCGTGA
- a CDS encoding RNA-binding S4 domain-containing protein, whose amino-acid sequence MRDVSIGSDMIRLGQFLKLADLIETGGEGKILIASGDVQVNGEADTRRGRQLHPGDVVEVQGRSARVAH is encoded by the coding sequence ATGCGAGACGTATCCATCGGCAGCGACATGATCCGCCTGGGTCAGTTCCTCAAACTGGCGGACCTCATCGAGACGGGCGGCGAAGGCAAGATCCTCATTGCCTCCGGCGACGTGCAGGTGAACGGCGAGGCCGACACCCGCCGGGGCCGCCAGCTCCACCCCGGCGACGTGGTCGAGGTCCAGGGCCGCAGCGCGCGGGTCGCCCATTAG
- a CDS encoding STAS domain-containing protein, producing the protein MQVSVAHHPPNTAVLVLRGSLDIDTAPALKANLGRLVERPAPRVVVDVSGLDFCDSMGVGVLVTAHGRASERGGWVRLAAPSGFLRRLFDTLGLTEYLPMFPDVTEALKD; encoded by the coding sequence ATGCAGGTCTCGGTCGCTCACCACCCACCGAACACGGCCGTGCTCGTCCTGCGCGGATCACTCGACATCGACACGGCGCCCGCGCTCAAAGCCAACCTGGGCCGGCTCGTGGAACGCCCGGCGCCCCGCGTCGTGGTGGACGTCTCCGGCCTCGACTTCTGCGACTCGATGGGCGTGGGCGTGCTGGTCACCGCGCACGGCCGGGCCTCCGAGCGGGGCGGCTGGGTCCGGCTCGCCGCCCCCTCGGGATTCCTCAGGCGTCTCTTCGACACGCTCGGCCTGACCGAGTACCTGCCGATGTTCCCCGATGTGACCGAGGCGCTGAAGGACTAG
- the mmsB gene encoding multiple monosaccharide ABC transporter permease, with translation MTVAPTNADLSVGKGPAAAPGGKAPFKLNFNLKQSGIYIAFALIVLLFTVLTGGDMLAPQNISNIIVQNSYILVLAIGMILIIIAGHIDLSVGSVVAACGAFSAVMMVNWDLPWPIAIIGTLVFGAIIGAWQGYWVAYFGIPAFIVTLAGMLLFRAVTLMILGNKGIGPYPDEVRTLANGFTDGFLGNIALGPLGGADLFSIIVGIAVVVAMAFVQYRTRAARIKYQQAVDPLWLFITKVTVPAVLIMFVIVQLARFRNLPWVLVLLAALVVGYTVVTNRAVFGRQIYAVGGNLQAATLSGVKVKSVVFWLFVNMGVLSALAGIIFAGRLNQANPTAGNSFELDAIAAAFIGGAAVQGGVGKVVGAITGGLIMGVINNGMGLLGAQSEQVMLVKGAVLLAAVAFDVWSKRRTSTAR, from the coding sequence GTGACGGTCGCACCTACCAACGCCGACCTGTCCGTCGGTAAGGGTCCGGCCGCAGCCCCCGGCGGCAAGGCGCCCTTCAAACTCAACTTCAACCTCAAGCAGTCCGGCATCTACATCGCGTTCGCGTTGATCGTGCTGCTGTTCACGGTGCTCACCGGCGGCGACATGCTCGCCCCGCAGAACATCAGCAACATCATCGTCCAGAACTCGTACATCCTGGTTCTGGCGATCGGCATGATCCTGATCATCATCGCCGGCCACATCGACCTGTCGGTCGGCTCGGTCGTCGCCGCGTGTGGCGCGTTCTCCGCGGTCATGATGGTCAACTGGGATCTGCCCTGGCCGATCGCCATCATCGGCACGCTCGTCTTCGGCGCGATCATCGGCGCGTGGCAGGGCTACTGGGTCGCCTACTTCGGCATCCCGGCCTTCATCGTGACCCTCGCCGGCATGCTGCTGTTCCGCGCGGTCACGCTGATGATCCTGGGTAACAAGGGCATCGGCCCGTACCCGGACGAGGTCCGCACCCTGGCCAACGGGTTCACCGACGGCTTCCTCGGCAACATCGCTCTGGGCCCGCTCGGCGGCGCCGACCTGTTCTCCATCATCGTCGGTATCGCCGTCGTGGTGGCGATGGCGTTCGTGCAGTACCGCACCCGGGCCGCCCGGATCAAGTACCAGCAGGCCGTCGACCCGCTGTGGCTGTTCATCACCAAGGTCACCGTCCCCGCCGTCCTGATCATGTTCGTGATCGTGCAGCTGGCCCGGTTCCGGAACCTGCCCTGGGTCCTCGTGCTGCTGGCGGCCCTGGTGGTCGGCTACACCGTGGTCACCAACCGGGCCGTGTTCGGCCGCCAGATCTACGCCGTCGGCGGCAACCTGCAGGCCGCGACGCTGTCCGGCGTCAAGGTCAAATCAGTGGTGTTCTGGCTGTTCGTGAACATGGGCGTGCTCTCCGCGCTGGCCGGCATCATCTTCGCGGGCCGCCTCAACCAGGCGAACCCGACCGCCGGTAACAGCTTCGAGCTGGACGCCATCGCCGCGGCCTTCATCGGCGGCGCGGCTGTCCAGGGCGGTGTCGGCAAGGTCGTCGGCGCCATCACCGGTGGTCTGATCATGGGTGTCATCAACAACGGCATGGGCCTGCTCGGCGCCCAGTCCGAACAGGTCATGCTCGTCAAGGGCGCGGTCCTGCTCGCCGCCGTCGCCTTCGACGTCTGGTCCAAGCGGCGCACCTCCACCGCCCGCTGA
- a CDS encoding DUF1775 domain-containing protein, with translation MARRAGVLTVVSAAAVLAAAGPAAADVTVSPASAPQGSGANLTFRVTNDGAEPITEVTLKIPADSPIAEVYPLSVNDWAPKISWQRLSQPLAQIHGATPVDEVPSAITWIAVNGTAIAPGESADLSVALGPLPTLSSVAFTLDGRYADGSAAPAMPPASLSLTPSDGTATTSHHGGTGTTGTDETGALSPEEQAAYNDILAESDGPTVVSLAGWGVAALALLGAGWAMLRNRHRASEDEPEPDDGEPDAAAAGADREPVAAGSGSKWAFKG, from the coding sequence ATGGCCCGCCGTGCGGGCGTGCTGACCGTGGTTTCCGCTGCCGCCGTGCTCGCCGCGGCCGGCCCGGCCGCGGCCGACGTGACAGTGAGCCCGGCGAGCGCGCCGCAGGGCAGTGGAGCGAACCTGACGTTCCGCGTGACGAACGACGGCGCCGAGCCGATCACCGAGGTCACGCTGAAGATCCCGGCGGACTCGCCGATCGCCGAGGTGTATCCGCTCTCGGTGAACGACTGGGCGCCGAAGATCAGCTGGCAGAGGCTGAGTCAGCCGCTCGCGCAGATCCACGGCGCGACACCGGTCGACGAGGTGCCGAGCGCGATCACCTGGATCGCGGTGAACGGCACCGCCATCGCTCCGGGGGAGTCGGCCGACCTGTCCGTGGCGCTGGGACCGCTGCCCACGCTGAGCTCGGTCGCCTTCACCCTGGACGGCAGGTACGCGGACGGCTCGGCCGCGCCGGCCATGCCGCCGGCGTCGCTGTCGCTCACCCCCTCCGACGGGACGGCGACGACGAGCCACCACGGTGGGACCGGGACGACCGGGACCGACGAGACCGGGGCGCTGAGCCCCGAGGAGCAGGCCGCGTACAACGACATCCTGGCCGAGAGCGACGGGCCGACGGTCGTGTCGCTGGCCGGCTGGGGTGTCGCCGCGCTCGCGCTGCTCGGCGCCGGATGGGCGATGCTGCGCAACCGGCACCGGGCGAGCGAGGACGAGCCGGAGCCGGACGACGGCGAGCCGGACGCGGCGGCCGCCGGCGCGGACAGGGAGCCGGTCGCGGCCGGCAGTGGCAGCAAGTGGGCCTTCAAGGGCTGA
- a CDS encoding exopolyphosphatase, translating into MKYRLVTRSDFDGLVCAVLLRLLDLIDDIKFVHPKDVQDGVEEITERDILTNLPYAPGAHMVFDHHHSETLRNAGDLPNHIIDPDAPSAARVIYDHYGGRARFPGVSDDLMRAVDQADSANYSLTDILSPTGWTLLNFLMDSRTGLGRFRNFRISNYQLMMQLIDACIEHQDVHEILSLPDVAERSQLFHDCSARFVEQLHRVCHVDGDVVIVDLRDEEVIEAGNRFMVYALFPEARVSVHIIWGRQRLNTVFACGKSILDRSSPVDIGEVMLRYGGGGHIAAGTCQVPHDESERVEREIIDALRTERVVTV; encoded by the coding sequence GTGAAGTACCGGCTCGTGACCCGCAGCGACTTCGACGGTCTGGTCTGCGCCGTGCTGCTGCGTCTGCTGGACTTGATCGACGACATCAAGTTCGTGCACCCGAAAGACGTGCAGGACGGGGTCGAGGAGATCACCGAACGGGACATCCTCACCAACCTCCCGTACGCGCCCGGCGCGCACATGGTCTTCGACCACCACCACTCCGAGACGCTGCGCAACGCCGGCGACCTGCCGAACCACATCATCGACCCGGACGCGCCGTCGGCCGCGCGGGTGATCTACGACCACTACGGGGGCCGGGCGCGTTTCCCGGGGGTCTCCGACGACCTGATGCGGGCGGTCGACCAGGCCGACTCGGCGAACTACTCGCTCACCGACATCCTCAGCCCGACCGGCTGGACGCTGCTGAACTTCCTGATGGACAGCCGGACCGGCCTCGGCCGCTTCCGCAACTTCCGGATCAGCAACTATCAGCTGATGATGCAGCTCATCGACGCCTGCATCGAGCACCAGGACGTGCACGAGATCCTCAGCCTGCCCGACGTCGCCGAGCGCTCCCAGCTCTTCCACGACTGCTCGGCGCGCTTCGTCGAGCAGCTGCACCGGGTCTGCCACGTCGACGGGGACGTGGTGATCGTCGACCTCCGCGACGAGGAGGTCATCGAGGCCGGCAACCGGTTCATGGTCTACGCGCTCTTCCCCGAGGCCCGCGTCTCGGTGCACATCATCTGGGGCCGGCAGAGACTGAACACGGTCTTCGCCTGCGGCAAGTCGATCCTCGACCGCAGCTCACCGGTGGACATCGGCGAGGTCATGCTGCGCTACGGCGGCGGCGGGCACATCGCGGCCGGCACCTGCCAGGTCCCGCACGACGAATCCGAGAGGGTCGAGCGCGAGATCATCGACGCTCTGCGGACCGAGCGGGTGGTCACCGTCTGA
- a CDS encoding DUF1800 domain-containing protein, giving the protein MDATAHLLRRATFGFTASSLAEARKLGVSAWLDRQLAPAKIADPVCDKVLQRLPLAGASPAAVRAALPKHSYDAFGQLGRAAIARAAWSERQLFESAVMFWADHLHVAAPSSGVWDTRADYDAQVLRKHAFGKYADMLKASARHPAMLTYLDQRSSTKAHPNENYARELMELHTVGLAYSEADVKAASRLLTGMTVGSSGGYVYDASQHATGPVTILGFRHANAAADGEKAALAFLDHLARHPATATRIATKLCVRFVADVAPAALVDRLSKIYLANDTAIVPVLRALFTSPEFAASAGQKTRTPFEDMIATIRVLNLGPSASLAELDALYNAMVDAGNAPFRWAAPNGYPDAAAAWASPAGFVLRCNLHLNLAAGWYPKQLTRPADLLASLVPVLPATFGALVDALAVRLTGATLPPAHTAAVLSVVSKVPNSPLSNAASAAPYLIALVLDSPSFQLR; this is encoded by the coding sequence ATGGACGCCACCGCTCACCTGCTGCGCCGGGCCACCTTCGGCTTCACCGCCTCGTCTCTGGCCGAGGCCCGCAAGCTCGGCGTCTCCGCATGGCTGGACCGCCAGCTCGCTCCTGCGAAGATCGCGGACCCGGTGTGCGACAAGGTTCTGCAGCGCCTTCCGCTGGCCGGGGCTTCTCCCGCAGCGGTACGCGCGGCCCTCCCGAAGCATTCCTACGACGCGTTCGGGCAGCTCGGCCGGGCCGCGATCGCCCGGGCCGCGTGGAGCGAGCGGCAGCTGTTCGAGTCGGCCGTCATGTTCTGGGCCGACCACCTGCACGTCGCCGCGCCGTCCAGCGGCGTCTGGGACACCCGGGCCGACTACGACGCCCAGGTCCTCCGCAAGCACGCGTTCGGCAAGTACGCCGACATGCTCAAGGCGAGCGCCCGGCACCCGGCGATGCTCACCTACCTGGACCAGCGGTCGTCGACGAAGGCGCACCCGAACGAGAACTACGCCCGCGAGCTGATGGAGCTGCACACGGTCGGTCTCGCCTACTCCGAGGCCGACGTGAAGGCCGCGTCCCGGCTGCTCACCGGCATGACCGTGGGGTCGTCGGGCGGCTATGTCTACGACGCCTCCCAGCACGCCACCGGCCCGGTGACGATCCTCGGATTCCGGCATGCCAACGCGGCGGCCGACGGTGAGAAGGCCGCGCTCGCGTTCCTCGACCACCTGGCCCGGCACCCGGCCACCGCCACCCGGATCGCCACCAAGCTCTGTGTCCGGTTCGTCGCCGATGTGGCGCCCGCGGCGCTGGTGGATCGCCTTTCCAAGATCTATTTGGCGAACGACACCGCGATCGTGCCGGTGCTGCGTGCCCTGTTCACCTCGCCCGAGTTCGCCGCATCGGCCGGGCAGAAGACCCGGACGCCGTTCGAGGACATGATCGCGACGATCCGGGTCCTGAACCTCGGACCCTCCGCGTCTCTGGCCGAACTCGACGCCCTCTACAACGCCATGGTCGACGCCGGGAACGCGCCGTTCCGGTGGGCGGCGCCGAACGGGTACCCGGACGCCGCCGCGGCCTGGGCCTCGCCGGCCGGCTTCGTGCTGCGCTGCAACCTGCACCTCAACCTGGCCGCCGGCTGGTACCCGAAGCAGCTCACCCGGCCCGCCGATCTGCTCGCGTCGCTGGTCCCGGTGCTGCCCGCCACGTTCGGGGCGCTCGTCGACGCGCTCGCCGTCCGGCTGACCGGCGCCACACTGCCGCCCGCGCACACCGCTGCGGTGCTCAGTGTGGTGTCGAAGGTGCCGAACTCTCCCTTGAGCAACGCTGCGAGCGCGGCGCCTTACCTGATCGCGCTCGTTCTGGACTCGCCGTCGTTCCAGCTGAGGTGA
- a CDS encoding DUF1501 domain-containing protein codes for MESCGSVVSRRAVLGGVAAGVFASTISVDLAFASDSHPGDTLIVISLHGGFDGLSAFAPIGDADYYRARPTIAVPKSTVIAGDGMFGLHPALAPLLPQWTAGTLAAVHAVGQPNPTRSHFAAMEAMENAAPGTSVRSGWLDRMLGGTGATAPLAGVSMGHATPARLLAGPAADVSMRSIDGLTLAGNDKRPIAAALRAMYADAPAHLAAPARAADRALAAMAGPRAVPAGTGYPSTDLGKALRDVARLIKSNAGLVTATVDCGDWDMHEALGPAIKGQRMYDNLLDLSTALAAFTADLGDTAMKRVTVLTISEFGRRVAENGSHGVDHGHGNAMLVLGGGIRGGKVYTRWPSLAASALVDGDLAATTDYRSVIGEILQKRCGFGDLSAVFPGVKPSAFGLAVAR; via the coding sequence ATGGAGTCCTGTGGGTCGGTCGTCAGTCGCCGGGCAGTGCTGGGTGGGGTGGCGGCGGGGGTGTTCGCCTCGACGATCTCGGTTGATCTGGCCTTCGCGTCCGATTCCCACCCCGGCGACACCCTCATCGTGATCTCGCTGCACGGCGGGTTCGACGGCCTGTCGGCCTTCGCGCCCATCGGTGACGCCGACTACTACCGCGCCCGGCCGACCATCGCCGTGCCGAAGAGCACCGTCATCGCCGGGGACGGCATGTTCGGGCTGCACCCGGCGCTCGCCCCGCTGCTGCCGCAGTGGACGGCCGGCACGCTCGCCGCCGTGCACGCCGTCGGGCAGCCCAACCCCACCCGCTCGCACTTCGCGGCCATGGAGGCCATGGAGAACGCCGCGCCCGGCACCTCGGTCCGCAGCGGCTGGCTCGACCGGATGCTCGGCGGCACCGGCGCCACCGCTCCCCTGGCCGGCGTCTCGATGGGCCACGCCACACCGGCCCGCCTGCTCGCCGGGCCCGCCGCCGACGTCTCCATGCGGTCGATCGACGGGCTGACCCTGGCCGGCAACGACAAACGGCCGATCGCCGCGGCGCTGCGTGCCATGTACGCCGACGCGCCCGCCCACCTGGCCGCACCCGCCCGCGCCGCCGATCGAGCCCTGGCCGCGATGGCCGGGCCCCGGGCCGTACCGGCCGGCACGGGTTATCCCTCCACCGATCTCGGCAAGGCCCTCCGCGACGTCGCCCGCTTGATCAAGTCCAATGCCGGCCTGGTCACCGCCACCGTCGATTGCGGCGACTGGGACATGCACGAGGCTCTCGGACCCGCGATCAAGGGCCAGCGGATGTACGACAACCTGCTCGACCTCTCGACGGCGCTCGCGGCATTCACGGCCGATCTCGGCGACACGGCGATGAAGCGGGTCACGGTCCTGACGATCAGCGAGTTCGGCCGCCGCGTCGCGGAGAACGGCTCGCACGGCGTCGATCACGGGCACGGGAACGCGATGCTCGTGCTGGGCGGCGGCATCCGGGGCGGGAAGGTCTACACCCGGTGGCCGTCCCTCGCGGCGTCAGCACTGGTCGACGGCGATCTGGCGGCTACCACCGACTACCGCTCGGTGATCGGGGAGATCCTTCAGAAGCGGTGCGGTTTCGGTGACCTGTCGGCGGTCTTCCCCGGCGTCAAGCCGTCCGCTTTCGGCCTGGCCGTGGCCCGCTGA
- a CDS encoding ROK family protein, whose translation MDQVESVRTPSSWVVVGLDNGGTCNNATVLDATGQFLVSNLVENPSRVLDGPETAVEQLAAAFTGILELTSTPLSLVRAVGLDTPGPASANGVISSKGATNFNMSAWHGFDIRGALEKRLGLPVIYHNDANAAALYAHHRHFGTEALEKGSVSAIVGTGLGGGVVENGKVIRGAAGMAGELGHVQIPLLGVLEEGQPVPVCNCGFEGDVESIASLTGIKKNLLPYWLTRFPEHPLNAEPIERAAKLLRGYGEKDDPLAIAVFTQQARAIGKLFTIAANFTDPNAYFLGGGVVEAAPHFRQWFLNTVRDSTQLRDEQARAATFALVADLDMAGARGAAVAALDAVAAGTR comes from the coding sequence GTGGATCAGGTTGAATCGGTACGGACCCCCTCCTCCTGGGTCGTCGTCGGCTTGGACAACGGCGGCACCTGCAACAACGCCACGGTGCTCGACGCGACCGGGCAGTTCCTCGTCAGCAACCTCGTGGAGAACCCGAGTCGTGTGCTGGACGGGCCGGAGACCGCCGTCGAGCAGCTCGCCGCGGCGTTCACCGGCATCCTGGAGCTGACCAGCACGCCGCTGTCGCTGGTGCGCGCGGTCGGCCTGGACACGCCCGGCCCGGCCAGCGCGAACGGCGTCATCTCGTCGAAGGGTGCGACGAACTTCAACATGTCGGCCTGGCACGGGTTCGACATCCGGGGCGCCCTGGAGAAACGCCTGGGCCTGCCGGTGATCTACCACAACGACGCCAACGCGGCCGCGCTCTACGCCCACCACCGCCACTTCGGGACCGAGGCGCTGGAGAAGGGCTCGGTCTCGGCGATCGTCGGCACCGGGCTCGGCGGCGGCGTCGTGGAGAACGGCAAGGTCATCCGGGGTGCGGCCGGCATGGCGGGGGAGCTGGGCCACGTCCAGATCCCGCTGCTCGGCGTCCTCGAGGAGGGGCAGCCGGTCCCGGTCTGCAACTGCGGGTTCGAGGGTGACGTGGAGAGCATCGCGTCGCTGACCGGCATCAAGAAGAACCTGTTGCCGTACTGGCTGACGAGGTTCCCGGAGCACCCCCTGAACGCCGAGCCGATCGAGAGGGCGGCGAAGCTGCTCCGCGGCTACGGGGAGAAGGACGACCCGCTCGCCATCGCCGTCTTCACCCAGCAGGCCAGGGCGATCGGCAAGCTGTTCACGATCGCCGCGAACTTCACCGACCCGAACGCCTACTTCCTGGGTGGCGGCGTCGTGGAGGCCGCCCCGCACTTCCGGCAGTGGTTCCTCAACACCGTGCGGGACAGCACCCAGCTGCGGGACGAGCAGGCCCGGGCCGCGACCTTCGCCCTCGTCGCCGACCTGGACATGGCCGGTGCGCGGGGAGCCGCGGTGGCGGCCCTGGACGCGGTGGCGGCGGGAACGCGCTAG